From Streptomyces sp. TLI_235, a single genomic window includes:
- a CDS encoding putative ParB-like nuclease: MRLRPPSRRTAALGTAVVTVVVAAPAAHAAPGAPGTRPSFCQHDNRSTPFAQYLCAEPGELLDVRIGDVHPTQPSLGYDEVYYKLGRYTLGKDAVNKKFSDWCEADGRIDAATVLPGARLDDPSSFTCQLPVGAETAGSIAPMKTVVIGPHGEPFLTDGHHTLTSFYETPDGGADLHVRLRVLANFSNLTRQAFWAQMQAHKWVYLRDPEGNPVAVNKLPTGVGLANFSNDKYRGLLYFGRDIGYTQNDLPFQEFYWGSWVRDANPVDLSDWDPNDLGSYLATVKSLTRAMTALPKDAVVDSGFSAADLDALDQWNAGKAANKGEFDKLSKPYSDPKPGKLAYALEYKRVHALG, encoded by the coding sequence ATGCGACTCAGACCCCCGTCCCGCCGTACCGCCGCACTCGGCACAGCCGTTGTCACGGTCGTCGTGGCCGCGCCGGCCGCGCACGCCGCCCCCGGCGCGCCGGGCACCCGGCCCTCGTTCTGCCAGCACGACAACCGCTCCACGCCGTTCGCGCAGTACCTGTGCGCCGAACCCGGCGAGCTGCTCGACGTCCGCATCGGCGACGTGCACCCGACCCAGCCCTCGCTGGGCTACGACGAGGTGTACTACAAGCTCGGCCGCTACACCCTCGGCAAGGACGCGGTCAACAAGAAGTTCAGCGACTGGTGCGAGGCCGACGGCCGCATCGACGCGGCGACGGTCCTGCCCGGCGCGCGCCTGGACGACCCGTCCTCCTTCACCTGCCAACTCCCCGTCGGCGCCGAGACGGCGGGCAGCATCGCGCCGATGAAGACGGTCGTCATCGGTCCGCACGGCGAGCCGTTCCTCACCGACGGGCACCACACGCTCACGTCCTTCTACGAGACTCCCGACGGCGGCGCCGACCTGCACGTCCGACTGCGGGTGCTGGCCAATTTCAGCAACCTCACCCGCCAGGCGTTCTGGGCCCAGATGCAGGCGCACAAGTGGGTGTACCTGCGCGACCCCGAGGGCAACCCGGTCGCGGTGAACAAGCTGCCGACCGGCGTCGGACTGGCCAACTTCAGCAACGACAAGTACCGCGGCCTGCTCTACTTCGGCCGCGACATCGGCTACACGCAGAACGACCTGCCGTTCCAGGAGTTCTACTGGGGCAGCTGGGTCCGCGACGCGAACCCGGTCGACCTGTCCGACTGGGACCCGAACGACCTCGGCAGCTACCTGGCCACCGTCAAGAGCCTGACCCGGGCGATGACCGCGCTGCCGAAGGACGCCGTCGTCGACAGCGGCTTCAGCGCCGCCGACCTCGACGCCCTGGACCAGTGGAACGCGGGCAAGGCCGCCAACAAGGGCGAGTTCGACAAGCTGAGCAAGCCGTACTCCGACCCGAAGCCCGGCAAGCTCGCCTACGCACTCGAGTACAAGCGGGTCCACGCACTGGGCTGA
- a CDS encoding HEAT repeat protein, which produces MFPCDSPIDHANVPRGATNHQRNGMSVRCGRFSPVTSETNDSVFAGLDAIDWASLEHAYGPAGDVPDQLRALCGEDREGRGRALHALYGNVFHQGSRYQASAFAVPFLARMAADRSLPGRAEALELLSALAIGYDEAHLPDGVAVAAWRHGIAELRAQDPAETIAEYDAWVARAADEGERRAREFQRRMFDFDGHLAACEAELAAYDAVRREVPALAALLADDEPAVRAATCRVLAWFPEEAAATLPQLLDLAAREPVPAVAATALIAAGLLGDAAVVERLRPFLAAQDPAVRWGAAIGLARLGSTGAEAAVDAAVLAELAAAETEEQEGEDLAVPFHDGDLRGYAALALTQVADRYPAEALDAVTTGLALAAGPAAFPVTAAALRLAFGGGRQAALPPFAELDHSQQRLVTTLASLGDDTWCWGNFLEILRGWHIPADRTELRTYAGLPTA; this is translated from the coding sequence ATGTTCCCGTGCGACTCCCCCATCGACCATGCCAACGTCCCCAGGGGCGCGACGAACCACCAGCGGAACGGCATGTCAGTGCGGTGTGGGAGGTTCTCACCCGTGACGAGTGAGACCAATGACAGCGTGTTCGCAGGCCTGGACGCCATCGACTGGGCGTCGCTGGAGCACGCCTACGGGCCCGCGGGCGACGTCCCCGACCAGCTGCGCGCCCTGTGCGGCGAGGACCGGGAAGGGCGCGGCCGGGCCCTGCACGCCCTGTACGGCAACGTCTTCCACCAGGGCAGCCGCTACCAGGCCTCGGCCTTCGCGGTGCCCTTCCTGGCCCGGATGGCCGCGGACCGGTCCCTGCCCGGCCGGGCCGAGGCCCTGGAGCTTCTCTCCGCGCTGGCGATCGGCTACGACGAGGCGCACCTTCCCGACGGGGTGGCCGTCGCGGCCTGGCGGCACGGGATCGCGGAACTGCGGGCCCAGGACCCGGCCGAAACGATCGCCGAGTACGACGCCTGGGTCGCCCGGGCCGCCGACGAGGGCGAGCGCCGGGCCCGCGAGTTCCAGCGCAGGATGTTCGACTTCGACGGCCACCTCGCCGCGTGCGAGGCCGAACTGGCGGCCTACGACGCCGTCAGGCGGGAGGTGCCCGCGCTGGCCGCGCTGCTGGCCGACGACGAACCCGCCGTCCGGGCCGCGACCTGCCGCGTGCTGGCCTGGTTCCCCGAGGAGGCCGCGGCGACCCTGCCGCAGCTGCTGGACCTCGCCGCACGCGAGCCGGTCCCGGCGGTCGCAGCCACCGCGCTGATCGCGGCCGGACTGCTCGGGGACGCGGCCGTCGTGGAGCGGCTCCGGCCGTTCCTGGCCGCCCAGGACCCGGCGGTGCGCTGGGGCGCCGCGATCGGCCTCGCCCGGCTCGGCAGCACCGGTGCCGAGGCCGCCGTCGACGCGGCGGTGCTCGCCGAACTGGCCGCCGCCGAGACCGAGGAACAGGAAGGGGAGGATCTCGCGGTTCCGTTCCACGACGGAGACCTGCGCGGGTACGCCGCCCTGGCCCTCACCCAGGTCGCCGACCGCTACCCGGCCGAAGCCCTCGACGCCGTGACCACCGGCCTCGCCCTGGCCGCCGGACCGGCCGCCTTCCCCGTCACCGCCGCGGCCCTCCGGCTGGCCTTCGGCGGCGGCCGGCAGGCCGCCCTCCCGCCGTTCGCCGAGCTGGACCACAGCCAGCAGCGCCTGGTGACCAC